Proteins encoded in a region of the Pseudomonas shahriarae genome:
- a CDS encoding iron-containing alcohol dehydrogenase produces MSTSSFKIAHKLLTGPGAIEQLAAELTRLDIDNPLIVTDAALVKSGTVQLALAQLGDRPYEIFDRVLPDPEIAIVEDCMQAYREGGHDGLIGVGGGSAIDIAKSVAAYAGYHGALEDLFGVDQVPRKGPPLIAIPTTAGTGSEVTNVAILSDKAAQLKKGIVSDYLLPDVALISPQMTLTCPRSVTAASGVDALVHAIESYLSLNASPITDALAIGAIKLIANALPKAYANPANLQARDDMATASLMAGMAFGNAGVGAVHALAYPLGGRFNIAHGVSNALLLPYVMHWNKLACVERMQDIAQAMGVNITGLSVNDAADQAVEAMTRLCAAVEIPSGLRSFGVPEEAIPAMALEAAGIERLMRNNPRKLSAADIEKIYRAAY; encoded by the coding sequence ATGAGTACCTCCTCATTCAAGATCGCCCACAAATTGCTCACCGGCCCAGGCGCCATCGAGCAATTGGCCGCCGAGCTGACCCGGCTGGATATCGACAACCCGTTGATCGTCACCGATGCTGCGCTGGTCAAGTCCGGTACGGTGCAACTGGCATTGGCGCAGTTGGGTGATCGGCCCTACGAGATCTTCGACCGGGTGCTGCCCGACCCGGAGATCGCCATCGTCGAAGACTGCATGCAGGCCTACCGCGAAGGCGGGCATGACGGCCTGATCGGCGTGGGCGGTGGCAGTGCCATTGATATCGCCAAAAGCGTCGCCGCCTATGCCGGTTATCACGGCGCACTCGAGGATTTGTTCGGTGTGGACCAGGTGCCGCGCAAAGGCCCGCCGCTGATTGCCATTCCCACCACGGCCGGCACGGGGTCGGAAGTGACCAATGTGGCGATTCTGTCGGACAAGGCCGCGCAATTGAAAAAAGGCATCGTCAGCGACTACCTGCTGCCGGATGTTGCGCTGATCAGCCCGCAAATGACCCTGACCTGCCCGCGCAGTGTTACGGCTGCCAGTGGTGTGGATGCCCTGGTGCATGCCATCGAGTCCTATCTGTCCCTGAACGCCTCGCCAATCACCGATGCCCTGGCCATTGGCGCGATCAAGTTGATTGCCAACGCCTTGCCCAAGGCCTACGCCAATCCGGCCAACCTGCAGGCGCGTGACGATATGGCCACGGCCAGCCTGATGGCCGGCATGGCCTTCGGCAATGCCGGGGTGGGGGCGGTGCATGCGCTGGCCTACCCGTTGGGCGGGCGTTTCAACATTGCCCACGGGGTGAGCAACGCGTTGCTGCTGCCCTATGTGATGCACTGGAACAAGCTGGCCTGCGTCGAGCGCATGCAGGATATCGCCCAGGCCATGGGGGTGAATATCACGGGCTTGAGCGTCAACGATGCAGCGGACCAGGCGGTGGAGGCGATGACGCGACTGTGCGCCGCAGTGGAGATCCCTAGCGGCTTGCGCAGCTTCGGCGTGCCAGAGGAGGCGATTCCGGCCATGGCCTTAGAAGCCGCGGGAATCGAGCGCCTGATGCGCAACAATCCGCGCAAGCTCAGTGCGGCGGATATCGAGAAAATCTACCGCGCCGCGTACTAG
- a CDS encoding ABC transporter permease: MSSSPYMSPIERVWFYSLRILCGLILLFLILPVLVIIPLSFNSGSFLVYPLQGFSLHWYQDFFASAEWMRALKNSIIVAPAATVLAMVFGTLAAIGLTRGHFPGKALVMALVISPMVVPVVIIGVASYLFFAPLGLGNSFFSLIVVHAVLGVPFVIITVSATLQGFNHNLVRAAASLGASPLTAFRRVTLPLIAPGVISGALFAFATSFDEVVVTLFLAGPEQATLPRQMFSGIRENLSPTIAAAATLLIAFSVVLLLTLEWLRGRSEKLRTAQV; this comes from the coding sequence ATGTCCAGCAGTCCTTATATGTCACCCATCGAGCGGGTGTGGTTCTACAGCTTGCGGATCCTCTGCGGCCTGATCCTGTTGTTCCTGATCCTGCCGGTGCTGGTGATCATCCCGCTGTCGTTCAACTCCGGGAGTTTCCTGGTGTACCCGCTGCAGGGGTTTTCGCTGCACTGGTACCAGGACTTCTTTGCCTCGGCGGAATGGATGCGCGCCTTGAAGAACAGCATCATCGTCGCCCCGGCGGCCACGGTGCTGGCGATGGTGTTCGGCACGTTGGCCGCTATTGGCCTGACCCGTGGCCACTTCCCCGGCAAGGCGCTGGTGATGGCCCTGGTGATTTCGCCGATGGTGGTACCGGTGGTGATTATCGGCGTGGCGAGTTACTTGTTCTTTGCCCCGCTGGGGCTGGGCAACAGTTTCTTTTCGCTGATCGTGGTGCATGCGGTGCTGGGCGTGCCCTTTGTGATCATCACCGTGTCGGCGACCTTGCAGGGCTTCAACCACAACCTGGTGCGAGCCGCGGCCAGCCTGGGGGCGTCGCCGTTGACCGCGTTTCGCCGGGTGACGCTGCCGCTGATTGCGCCGGGCGTCATTTCCGGGGCGCTGTTTGCCTTTGCCACATCGTTCGATGAGGTGGTGGTGACGCTGTTCCTCGCCGGGCCCGAGCAGGCCACCTTGCCTCGGCAGATGTTCAGCGGCATCCGCGAAAACCTCAGCCCGACCATTGCCGCAGCGGCGACCTTGCTGATTGCCTTCTCGGTGGTGCTGTTGCTGACCCTGGAGTGGTTGCGTGGGCGCAGCGAAAAACTGCGGACGGCGCAGGTCTGA
- a CDS encoding ABC transporter permease translates to MAIAVPSNEVTTPSLKQRLARAERLNRWKAQALIAPLVVFLLLVFLVPIVALLYKSVGNPEVVAGLPRTVVAVTAWDGRGLPGESVYQAVSEDLGEARKNQTLGDLSKRLNMELAGYRSLLTKTARALPFSAVPASYKEALENLDERWGDPAYWQAIRRNTSSLTPYYLLAAVDHRIDDLGEVAPATPDQAIYLDIFARTFWMGLVITVCCLLLAYPLAYLLANLPARQSNLLMILVLLPFWTSVLVRVAAWIVLLQSGGLINGALMGLGIIDKPLELVFNRLGVYISMVHILLPFMILPIYSVMKGISPTYMRAAISLGCHPFASFWRVYFPQTYAGVGAGCLLVFILAIGYYITPALLGSPNDQMVSYFVAFYTNTSINWGMATALGGLLLLATVVLYLIYNWLVGASRLRLS, encoded by the coding sequence ATGGCCATCGCCGTTCCCTCGAACGAGGTCACCACCCCCAGCTTGAAGCAGCGCCTGGCGCGTGCCGAGCGGCTTAACCGCTGGAAGGCCCAGGCCTTGATCGCGCCGCTGGTGGTGTTTTTGCTGCTGGTGTTCCTGGTGCCCATCGTTGCGCTGTTGTACAAAAGCGTCGGTAACCCGGAAGTGGTCGCTGGCCTGCCGCGTACCGTGGTGGCGGTGACCGCCTGGGATGGTCGTGGCCTGCCCGGCGAGTCGGTGTACCAGGCTGTCAGCGAGGACCTGGGTGAAGCCCGGAAAAACCAGACCCTGGGCGACTTGTCCAAGCGCCTGAACATGGAGCTGGCGGGTTATCGCAGCCTGTTGACCAAAACCGCGCGGGCGCTGCCGTTCAGCGCAGTGCCGGCCTCTTATAAAGAAGCGCTGGAAAACCTCGACGAACGCTGGGGCGACCCCGCGTACTGGCAGGCCATCCGGCGCAACACCAGCAGCCTCACGCCTTATTACCTGCTGGCGGCGGTCGATCATCGGATCGACGACCTCGGCGAAGTCGCGCCGGCCACGCCGGACCAGGCGATTTACCTCGATATCTTCGCCCGCACCTTCTGGATGGGCCTGGTGATTACCGTGTGCTGCCTGCTGCTGGCCTATCCGCTGGCGTACCTGCTGGCCAACCTGCCGGCGCGGCAAAGCAACCTGTTGATGATCCTGGTGCTGCTGCCCTTCTGGACCTCGGTGCTGGTGCGCGTGGCCGCCTGGATTGTGCTGCTGCAGTCCGGCGGGCTGATCAACGGCGCGCTGATGGGCCTGGGCATCATTGATAAGCCTCTGGAGTTGGTGTTCAACCGGCTGGGGGTCTACATCTCCATGGTGCATATCCTGCTGCCGTTCATGATTCTGCCGATCTACAGCGTGATGAAGGGTATTTCACCGACCTATATGCGTGCGGCGATCTCTTTGGGTTGTCACCCGTTCGCCAGTTTCTGGCGGGTGTACTTCCCACAGACTTACGCGGGTGTGGGCGCCGGTTGTCTGCTGGTGTTTATCCTGGCGATTGGCTACTACATCACCCCGGCCCTGCTGGGCAGCCCGAACGATCAGATGGTCAGCTACTTCGTGGCGTTCTACACCAACACCAGCATCAACTGGGGCATGGCGACTGCGCTGGGCGGCTTGCTGCTGCTGGCGACCGTGGTGCTGTACCTGATCTACAACTGGCTGGTGGGCGCCAGCCGCCTGCGCCTGAGCTGA
- a CDS encoding ABC transporter substrate-binding protein yields the protein MLRSLKLTALAIGLASASQVMAGPNLTVVSFGGANKAAQVKAFYAPWESAGNGKIIAGEYNGEMAKVKAMVDTKSVSWDLVEVESPELSRGCDEDMFEPLDPKLFGNPDDYVKGAIQPCGVGFFVWSTVMAYNADKLKTAPTSWADFWDTKTFPGKRGLRKGAKYTLEFALMADGVAPKDVYKVLAGKDGQDRAFKKLDELKPSIQWWEAGAQPPQYLASGDVVMSSAYNGRIAAVQKESNLKVVWNGGIYDFDAWAIPKGLSKERAEAAKKFIAFSVAPQQQKIYSENIAYGPANTQAVPLLAKDILKDMPTTPENIANQVQIDVSFWADNGEQLEQRFNSWAAK from the coding sequence ATGTTGAGATCCCTGAAATTGACCGCCCTGGCCATTGGCCTGGCGAGTGCTTCACAGGTCATGGCAGGTCCGAACCTGACGGTGGTGTCGTTTGGCGGCGCGAACAAGGCGGCCCAGGTCAAGGCTTTCTATGCCCCGTGGGAAAGCGCGGGCAACGGCAAGATCATCGCCGGCGAGTACAACGGCGAGATGGCCAAGGTCAAAGCCATGGTCGACACCAAAAGCGTGTCCTGGGACCTGGTGGAAGTCGAGTCGCCGGAACTGTCCCGTGGCTGTGACGAGGACATGTTCGAGCCGTTGGATCCTAAGCTGTTCGGCAACCCCGACGACTATGTGAAAGGCGCGATCCAGCCCTGTGGCGTGGGTTTCTTCGTGTGGTCCACGGTGATGGCGTACAACGCCGACAAACTGAAGACGGCCCCAACCAGTTGGGCGGACTTCTGGGACACCAAGACTTTCCCCGGCAAGCGCGGCTTGCGCAAGGGGGCCAAGTACACCCTGGAATTCGCCCTGATGGCCGACGGTGTAGCGCCCAAGGACGTGTACAAAGTGCTGGCCGGCAAGGACGGCCAGGACCGCGCCTTCAAGAAACTCGATGAACTCAAGCCGTCGATCCAGTGGTGGGAAGCCGGCGCCCAGCCGCCGCAGTACCTGGCCTCGGGTGACGTGGTGATGAGCTCGGCCTACAACGGCCGGATCGCCGCCGTGCAGAAAGAGAGCAACCTGAAAGTGGTGTGGAACGGTGGTATCTACGATTTCGACGCCTGGGCGATCCCCAAGGGCCTGAGCAAGGAGCGCGCCGAGGCGGCGAAGAAATTCATCGCCTTCTCCGTTGCACCGCAGCAACAGAAAATCTACTCGGAAAACATCGCCTACGGTCCGGCCAATACCCAAGCCGTGCCGCTGCTGGCCAAGGACATCCTCAAGGATATGCCGACTACTCCGGAAAACATCGCCAACCAGGTGCAGATTGATGTGAGCTTCTGGGCGGATAACGGTGAGCAACTGGAGCAGCGCTTCAATTCCTGGGCTGCCAAATAA